From Fusobacterium sp. DD2:
TTCCAAATTAAAAAAATAGGGCTGTTGCATTTATAAACTTATAAAAATAAAATTCTCGGTATTAGAAATAGTTTCGTAATTTATACAGCGAAACAGAATACTGAAAATTTGACTGTTTGAACGAAGTGAGTTTCAAATTTTCTTTCTGTAAGCAATATAAATAGAAACTATTGATAGCTTAGAGAATTATATTTTTTAAGAGTTGCAATAGCCCTTTTCTTTTTTATTAATCAAATATGTAACCAATGCTAAGCTGAGTTAAGAAATTTCCATGGTTATTACTCTTGGAAATAGAGAATTCAATAGGTCCCATAAGACTTTGATATGTTACACCTACACCAAATCCTTGTAAGTAGTCATCCCAAATTTCAAATTGTTTAGGATATCCTGGGTTTTTAATATCATTGAAAGTTCCCATATTCCATATTCCGCTTAAATACAGATTTGGAATTAACTGATAATCAATTCCAAGTTTACCAATCAAAAATTTATCTGTAAGTCTTTGTTGGAAAGCAAGTCCATAGAAAGCAAATTCCTTTTGTTTGAAGTTACTCTTTGTTCCACCTATTCTTAAATATTTATCTCTTGAATTGAAACGATCTCCAGATATGATTCCTCCAGAGAAACCATATTTAAAGGTTATTCTATCAGTTATAGGAATATATCCATCTAAAATATATGTTGGACCATAGAAATTAGATCTGGATTTATTAAAGCTACCTTCCCATGAGTATTCAAAAAGTGCTTTTACCCCATTTGATGGATGGTTATTTACCTCTTCAAGAGTGTCATAAGAAGCTCTGAAGAAAGCACCATTGTAGTTCTTTCCATAGTTAATATCCTTATCAAGCAGTGCTCCTGTATTTTGCTTAACCTGAGTGTACATTGTATTAAGTCCATAAGATAGAATAAGTTTATTGTTATATTGAGTAAGAACTCCAGCTTCAAATAAAGAGTTTCTTATTGTTGAATCAGAAATTTTCTTATTTCCGTTATATAAAAATAGTGGATTTTCATTATATGATAGATTACCAAAAACTCCTATTTTATTTGAATATCCGTAATAGATAAAGTTTTTAAACGTAAATCCAATATAATCTCCAAGTTTTATATTTAACAGAGAGTTATTTCCTAAAGTACCAAGGTTTGAAATAGTCGTTCCAACATTAAATGTTGTACCATATCCAGTAAGATAATTAACTCCAACACCTATTGAGTTATTAGGATTGATATTGGCATCAACTATAAGAGTATCTCCAATAATCTGGTAATAAACAGTGTTAATCATATCGTTTCCATAGACTTTAAGCATATATTTTTCAAGTTCGTTAGGTGTGAGATCTCTTCCTAAAGTGTCATCCAGGATACTGTTTATAAGCTCTTTATCTTTATCACTGATTTTATGAGAATATTCAATTTTATCAATCTTAATATTTTTTGATTTAAGTATTTTATCCTGTTTTACAAAGTTTGGAGATGCAAGGTCTTTTAAAAGATCTACCTGAGCTAAAGTTGCTTTTTCTCCAAGTTTAACAAAATCTTTACCTTTATCTAAATCTGTTGCAGAGTATTTCAATATATCTGGTGTAATCAGAATAGTTGCAAGTTTTTGCTGCTCTCTGGTAGAAGATGAACTTTGAATTGCTACCAGCTGGTTTAAAACACTTAGAATATTGTAGTCTTTTTTATCCTTTAGTTCGTTTCCAACATCAGATCCTATAACTACATCTGCCCCCATATTGATAGCATCAATAACAGGGAAATTACGTGTAATAAGACCATCCACATAGAGATTTCCTCCTATTTCAACTGGATCGAAAATTGTAGGGACAGCAATACTAGCTGTAATAGCTTTAGCCAGATCTCCACTTTTAAATGCTTTTGCAGTACCAGAGTTCAAGTCAGTTGCTATAACTCTTAATGGAATTGGTAAATCATCAAAGTTTGTAATTCCTTCTACATTACGCAGAAGTTTTTTAAGCTCAAAATATATCATCTGAGTATTTCCAAAACCTTTTGGCAGTGAAAAGTTGAATTTATTGTCATATCTAATTGAAACCATATATTTTTTGTTGTTTATTTTTTTCTCTAAAGGGATGTTGTTATCCATAAAGGTACCATTTACAAAGCTATCCCAGTCATTTTTAGTAAGAATCTCCTCTATCTGATCAGGAGTATATCCTACTGAATAGAGAGCTCCTACAACAGCTCCCATACTTGTACCAGTTATGTAATCTGGTCTGATACCAAGATTTTCCAATACTCTTAATACGCCAATATGTGCAAGTCCTTTAGCACCTCCACCACTTAGAGCCAGTCCAATTTTTATATGCTTTTTATCTGCTTTCATTTTTCTTTCTTTAATCTCTTCTAATTGTTGAATCTTAGCCTGTAGTATTGACACCTGGTGCTTTAATTTTTCAATTTCAATATCCTCTTTCATTGTTGATGGAAGATATTCTGCAAATGTATTTGCCTTACATAAAAAAATAAAAAATATACAGATAAGAAAAAGAAATTTTTTTCTCATTTTTTCCTCCCAAAAATATTCATTAATAATATATATATAAACTATTATTTTTACACTTTCTTCTCTATTTTACGTAGTTATATTATAACATAAAAGAGATAAAAAAACATTAGTGACAGTAAGAAAAACTTTATATAAATTGCTTACAATGCAAGGATATGGTATAATTTTTCTAAGAGAAAAATATGACTTTGAG
This genomic window contains:
- a CDS encoding patatin-like phospholipase family protein gives rise to the protein MRKKFLFLICIFFIFLCKANTFAEYLPSTMKEDIEIEKLKHQVSILQAKIQQLEEIKERKMKADKKHIKIGLALSGGGAKGLAHIGVLRVLENLGIRPDYITGTSMGAVVGALYSVGYTPDQIEEILTKNDWDSFVNGTFMDNNIPLEKKINNKKYMVSIRYDNKFNFSLPKGFGNTQMIYFELKKLLRNVEGITNFDDLPIPLRVIATDLNSGTAKAFKSGDLAKAITASIAVPTIFDPVEIGGNLYVDGLITRNFPVIDAINMGADVVIGSDVGNELKDKKDYNILSVLNQLVAIQSSSSTREQQKLATILITPDILKYSATDLDKGKDFVKLGEKATLAQVDLLKDLASPNFVKQDKILKSKNIKIDKIEYSHKISDKDKELINSILDDTLGRDLTPNELEKYMLKVYGNDMINTVYYQIIGDTLIVDANINPNNSIGVGVNYLTGYGTTFNVGTTISNLGTLGNNSLLNIKLGDYIGFTFKNFIYYGYSNKIGVFGNLSYNENPLFLYNGNKKISDSTIRNSLFEAGVLTQYNNKLILSYGLNTMYTQVKQNTGALLDKDINYGKNYNGAFFRASYDTLEEVNNHPSNGVKALFEYSWEGSFNKSRSNFYGPTYILDGYIPITDRITFKYGFSGGIISGDRFNSRDKYLRIGGTKSNFKQKEFAFYGLAFQQRLTDKFLIGKLGIDYQLIPNLYLSGIWNMGTFNDIKNPGYPKQFEIWDDYLQGFGVGVTYQSLMGPIEFSISKSNNHGNFLTQLSIGYIFD